One genomic segment of Ictalurus punctatus breed USDA103 chromosome 12, Coco_2.0, whole genome shotgun sequence includes these proteins:
- the htr2ab gene encoding 5-hydroxytryptamine receptor 2A has translation MHLCAISLDRYVAIRNPIQHSRTNSRARARVKITAVWTISVGISMPVPVLGLHDRSKVFKDGSCQLTDDSFVLIGSFVAFFIPLLVMVVTYFLTISALQSQATLCLDQLIARPKWLSMLDLLPRGSLSSERLFSRTSLCPDTIVPSTRPFIRRTAQSINNEQKASKVLGVVFFLFVVMWCPFFITNVMAVTCASSACNPSLMTSLLNVFVWVGYLSSAVNPLIYTLFNKTYRAAFARYMCCRYHEPSRPLQVILVNTIPPLAFHSSKFPLQGDDSLRHSKEDSEFGTSSYMNQVESLNKHGGDEMVSHV, from the exons ATGCACCTGTGTGCCATCTCTCTGGACCGTTACGTCGCCATCCGCAATCCCATCCAGCACAGCCGCACCAACTCCCGAGCCCGAGCCCGGGTTAAGATCACAGCTGTGTGGACCATCTCTGTGG GAATCTCCATGCCTGTCCCAGTTCTTGGCCTCCACGATCGCTCCAAAGTCTTCAAAGATGGCAGCTGTCAGCTGACAGATGACAGTTTTGTCCTGATCGGCTCTTTCGTAGCGTTTTTCATCCCACTCCTTGTCATGGTGGTGACGTATTTCCTGACGATCAGTGCTCTGCAAAGCCAGGCCACACTATGTCTGGACCAGCTCATAGCACGTCCCAAGTGGCTGTCCATGCTGGATCTTCTCCCTCGAGGCTCTCTTTCCTCTGAGCGCTTATTCTCTCGGACCTCGCTTTGCCCTGACACTATTGTCCCGTCCACCAGGCCGTTCATCCGCCGCACTGCACAGTCCATCAACAATGAGCAGAAGGCTTCCAAAGTCCTTGGTGTGGTCTTTTTCCTGTTTGTAGTCATGTGGTGTCCGTTCTTCATTACAAACGTCATGGCGGTGACGTGTGCCTCTTCAGCGTGCAACCCGTCGCTCATGACCAGCCTGCTTAACGTATTTGTATGGGTGGGGTACCTGTCTTCTGCAGTTAACCCACTCATCTACACACTCTTCAATAAGACGTACCGCGCAGCATTCGCCCGCTACATGTGCTGCCGATATCATGAGCCAAGCAGGCCGCTCCAGGTCATCCTGGTCAACACAATCCCTCCTTTGGCTTTCCACTCCTCCAAATTTCCACTTCAGGGAGACGATTCTTTAAGACATTCAAAAGAGGACAGCGAATTTGGGACATCTTCCTACATGAACCAGGTAGAATCTCTGAACAAGCATGGAGGAGATGAGATGGTGAGTCATGTCTGA